In Macrobrachium rosenbergii isolate ZJJX-2024 chromosome 4, ASM4041242v1, whole genome shotgun sequence, one genomic interval encodes:
- the LOC136830621 gene encoding uncharacterized protein encodes MGRFRVGGPLLIILAIIVAGTEDCKAKAYAQETWCRFKGNLNCGDYKILCNGRGFIDCTGKENDKGFWNVVQFLTDPVLTKIFKTKMKKPSGVAGRQTIEKLLNSLLNEEDMQVAESDGFFSFFGDENINNNIGLVTPITESQLTEELVTVTNNKFFSKDTRSDDGQLDAGGTRSLESLHLFTFEENSKSTTTEEERDSIFYPPVDYYEQNKDVSRPEITKQFETKNEAAFSSKKLDELFSLFEQKKTNTTLVDVSNNSHSLRDFTPEQNDKENIKLNSGEKTFSLVKIFNTHTMTTPTEENVSRGATTQSDELADKADKPVTKTKRSIYLLPQETHTTRNGGYAKSPVDRFRPNPLKHRPYRKKGSIFELQRRLEHILDTLQTFKKLIPSKQDK; translated from the exons ATGGGGCGTTTTCGTGTGGGTGgtcctctactaattattttggCTATTATCGTTGCTGGAACGGAAG ATTGCAAGGCCAAAGCATACGCACAAGAAACATGGTGTCGATTCAAAGGCAATCTAAACTGTGGCGATTACAAAATTCTGTGTAATGGACGTGGCTTCATTGACTGCACTGggaaggaaaatgacaaag GATTTTGGAATGTTGTACAATTTTTAACTGACCCAGTTCTGACTAAGATTTTCAAGACAAAGATGAAGAAGCCATCAGGGGTAGCTGGAAGACAAACAATAGAAAAGCTCCTAAACAGTTTGCTGAATGAGGAGGACATGCAAGTTGCAGAGAGTGACGGTTTCTTCAGCTTTTTCGGTGACGAAAATATCAACAATAACATCGGTCTGGTGACGCCTATTACCGAGAGCCAACTCACTGAAGAACTGGTTACAGTTACCAACAATAAATTCTTCTCAAAGGACACTAGGAGTGACGATGGCCAGTTAGATGCAGGTGGCACACGCTCCTTGGAATCGTTGCATTTGTTCACATTTGAAGAAAATAGCAAATCTACTACTACGGAAGAAGAAAGGGACAGCATCTTTTATCCACCAGTAGATTATTACGAACAGAATAAAGATGTGTCCAGACCAGAGATAACAAAACAATTCGAAACGAAAAATGAAGCTGCATTTAGTTCAAAGAAACTGGatgaattattttccttgtttgaacaaaagaaaactaatacGACCCTAGTTGATGTTAGCAACAATTCACATTCCCTGCGGGACTTCACCCCAGAACAAAATGATAAGGAAAACATTAAGCTAAACTCTGGTgaaaaaactttctctttggtAAAAATCTTCAATACCCATACAATGACTACGCCTACAGAGGAAAACGTCTCCAGGGGTGCAACCACACAATCAGATGAACTTGCAGACAAAGCCGATAAGCCTGTCACTAAAACAAAACGCTCCATTTACTTGCTGCCGCAAGAAACACACACCACTAGAAATGGTGGATATGCAAAAAGTCCTGTTGACAGATTTAGACCAAACCCGCTGAAGCATCGGCCGTATAGGAAGAAAGGCAGCATTTTTGAGCTCCAAAGACGTCTTGAACATATCCTTGATACTTTGCAAACATTCAAAAAGCTCATTCCGTCAAAACAGGACAAGTAA